A genomic region of Prionailurus bengalensis isolate Pbe53 chromosome D1, Fcat_Pben_1.1_paternal_pri, whole genome shotgun sequence contains the following coding sequences:
- the KCNJ11 gene encoding ATP-sensitive inward rectifier potassium channel 11, giving the protein MLSRKGIIPEEYVLTRLAEDPAEPRYRARERRARFVSKNGNCNVAHKNIREQGRFLQDVFTTLVDLKWPHTLLIFTMSFLCSWLLFAMVWWLIAFAHGDLAPGEGAAVPCVTSIHSFSSAFLFSIEVQVTIGFGGRMVTEECPLAILILIVQNIVGLMINAIMLGCIFMKTAQAHRRAETLIFSKHAVIAVRHGRLCFMLRVGDLRKSMIISATIHMQVVRKTTSPEGEVVPLHQVDIPMENGVGGNSIFLVAPLIIYHVIDANSPLYDLAPSDLHHHQDLEIIVILEGVVETTGITTQARTSYLADEILWGQRFVPIVAEEDGRYSVDYSKFGNTIKVPTPLCTARQLDEDRTLLDAVTLASARGPLRKRSVAVAKAKPKFSISPDSLS; this is encoded by the coding sequence ATGCTGTCTCGGAAAGGCATCATCCCTGAGGAGTATGTACTGACACGGCTAGCAGAGGACCCCGCGGAGCCCCGGTACCGCGCCCGGGAGCGGAGGGCCCGCTTCGTGTCCAAGAACGGCAATTGCAACGTAGCCCACAAGAACATCAGGGAGCAGGGCCGATTCCTGCAGGACGTATTCACCACACTGGTGGACCTCAAGTGGCCACACACGCTGCTCATCTTTACCATGTCCTTCCTGTGCAGCTGGCTGCTCTTTGCCATGGTCTGGTGGCTCATCGCCTTCGCTCACGGTGACCTAGCCCCTGGCGAGGGCGCTGCCGTGCCCTGTGTCACCAGCATCCACTCTTTTTCGtctgccttccttttctccattgaggTCCAGGTGACCATTGGTTTCGGTGGGCGCATGGTGACTGAGGAGTGCCCGCTGGCCATCTTGATCCTCATTGTGCAGAACATCGTGGGGCTCATGATCAATGCCATCATGCTGGGCTGCATCTTCATGAAGACTGCCCAGGCCCACCGGCGGGCCGAGACCCTCATCTTCAGCAAGCATGCTGTCATCGCTGTGCGCCATGGCCGTCTCTGCTTCATGCTGCGCGTGGGGGACCTCCGCAAAAGCATGATCATCAGCGCCACCATCCACATGCAGGTGGTGCGCAAGACCACCAGCCCCGAGGGTGAAGTGGTGCCCCTCCACCAGGTGGACATCCCCATGGAGAACGGTGTGGGTGGCAACAGCATCTTCCTGGTGGCTCCTCTCATCATCTACCATGTCATCGATGCCAACAGTCCACTCTACGACCTGGCGCCCAGTGACCTGCATCACCATCAAGACCTCGAGATCATTGTCATTCTCGAAGGCGTGGTGGAAACCACAGGCATCACCACCCAGGCCCGCACCTCCTACCTGGCTGACGAGATCCTCTGGGGCCAGCGCTTTGTACCCATCGTGGCGGAAGAGGACGGCCGCTACTCCGTGGACTACTCCAAATTCGGCAACACCATCAAAGTGCCGACACCACTCTGCACCGCTCGCCAGCTTGATGAGGACCGCACCCTGCTGGACGCCGTGACCCTCGCCTCGGCCCGCGGCCCTCTGCGCAAGCGCAGTGTGGCTGTGGCCAAGGCCAAACCCAAATTTAGCATCTCTCCGGATTCCCTGTCCTGA
- the NCR3LG1 gene encoding natural cytotoxicity triggering receptor 3 ligand 1 encodes MAHGSEGRVSRGCKLPLLHLHVSLPLLLFLWHSPPSASSLHVKMAGTTQTVLLNDNATIFCQVCGDPSPNITIMGVTWFWKNPGSATEVKLFEFFGGQQMTGRPGAMVPLKSLESGNASLQLPGIQLREAGEYRCEVVITPHKAVGQVKLEVVAFPVSSLFPEQAIVKEKQETLILCMSSGFHLDNITITWKKLSQKDPQEVFEGIITNHTIENGMFNVTSFLMLKPSLEDNMTIYQCVIYHKSLPTPQKLNFTLTVIESEKTAWSLNNFFYIGVSLSLAVILLIIYLLKKARPQTCPLSCVLKASSQNTQTYTAETEELK; translated from the exons ATGGCTCACGGGTCGGAAGGCCGTGTGTCGCGGGGCTGCAAGCTGCCTCTCCTGCACCTTCATGTGTCTCTGCCTCTACTTCTGTTCCTGTGGCATTCGCCGCCCAGCGCAA GTTCCCTGCATGTGAAGATGGCAGGGACAACTCAGACTGTGCTCCTGAATGACAATGCCACTATTTTCTGCCAAGTCTGTGGTGACCCCTCCCCAAACATAACCATTATGGGTGTCACCTGGTTTTGGAAGAATCCAGGGTCTGCAACAGAAGTTAAGCTATTTGAGTTTTTTGGAGGCCAACAAATGACAGGTCGACCTGGAGCCATGGTGCCTCTTAAGAGTTTGGAGAGTGGGAATGCCTCACTGCAGCTGCCAGGGATCCAGCTGAGGGAAGCAGGAGAGTACCGATGTGAGGTGGTGATCACCCCTCACAAAGCAGTGGGACAAGTCAAGCTGGAGGTTGTGG CTTTTCCAGTCAGCAGCTTGTTTCCAGAGCAAGCCATAgtgaaggaaaagcaagaaacaCTTATTTTGTGTATGTCAAGTGGGTTCCACCTTGACAACATTACTATTACGTGGAAAAAATTATCCCAGAAGGATCCTCAGGAGGTTTTTGAAGGCATCATCACTAATCACACCATCGAGAATGGTATGTTTAATGTCACTAGCTTCTTGATGCTGAAGCCCTCTCTGGAAGACAATATGACCATCTACCAGTGTGTGATATATCACAAATCCTTGCCTACCCCTCAGAAGCTCAATTTCACCTTGACTGTGATAG AATCTGAGAAGACAGCTTGGAGTTTGAACAATTTTTTCTACATTGGAGTCTCCTTGTCACTTGCAgtgattttattaattatttatcttttaaaaaag GCACGACCCCAAACATGTCCCTTATCCTGTGTCTTGAAAGCTTCTTCTCAAAACACCCAAACCTATACAGCAGAGACTGAGGAATTAAAATGA